A window of the Dehalococcoidales bacterium genome harbors these coding sequences:
- the atpF gene encoding F0F1 ATP synthase subunit B, with protein sequence MEANVEGLGISVPTLITQVVTFVILLVLLRVFAYKPIMRMMDERSRRVKESMAQAEALKAQSARGEEELKKQLEAASREGQDRIARAVRAGEEVKQKAQEDAKKEAEGLVTRARAEIRQERDDAINEVRREFADLTVLAAGKVIEKSLDKEEHRRLIDQVLEESNIGKEE encoded by the coding sequence CTGGAGGCTAATGTGGAAGGACTAGGTATAAGCGTACCCACGTTGATAACGCAGGTGGTGACCTTTGTCATCCTGCTGGTGCTGTTGAGGGTGTTCGCCTATAAACCCATCATGCGCATGATGGACGAGCGCTCCCGGCGGGTCAAGGAAAGCATGGCGCAGGCGGAAGCCCTGAAGGCGCAATCGGCAAGGGGGGAAGAAGAGCTGAAAAAACAGCTCGAAGCCGCCAGCCGCGAGGGGCAGGATAGAATCGCCCGCGCCGTCAGGGCCGGGGAAGAGGTCAAGCAGAAGGCGCAGGAAGACGCCAAAAAAGAGGCGGAAGGCCTGGTCACCCGCGCCCGCGCTGAGATTCGGCAGGAGCGGGACGACGCTATTAATGAAGTGCGCCGCGAGTTCGCGGATTTGACGGTGCTGGCGGCGGGCAAGGTTATTGAAAAATCGCTGGACAAGGAAGAGCACCGCCGCCTTATCGACCAGGTACTGGAAGAAAGCAACATCGGTAAAGAAGAATAG
- the atpG gene encoding ATP synthase F1 subunit gamma gives MPDIRKVRRRIKSVQNIAKITRAMEMIAASKMRKAQDRSLAGRPYAQKIEQVIADLAALPDIGLQHPLLQRRPVEKIAVVHITPDRGLCGGLNANLNRRLAGFMLEQKVPVEVVAVGRKGREFASRSNCNLCAEFTQLGDSPAFLDILPIANIVIKEYTDKVIDKVYLSFAGFISTLVQKPVMKQILPVEPAVIPGGQNVDYIYEPDAEEVLGGLLPRFVEMEIYHAILESIASEQSARMVAMRNATDSANELIGDLTLLYNKARQESITRDLLDIIGGVTALE, from the coding sequence TTGCCTGATATACGTAAAGTGCGCCGCCGCATCAAGAGCGTTCAGAACATCGCCAAGATAACCCGGGCGATGGAGATGATTGCCGCCTCCAAGATGCGTAAAGCCCAGGACCGCAGCCTGGCCGGGCGGCCCTATGCCCAGAAAATAGAGCAGGTCATCGCGGACCTCGCCGCGCTGCCGGATATCGGTTTGCAGCACCCGCTCTTGCAGCGCCGCCCGGTGGAGAAAATCGCCGTGGTGCACATCACCCCGGACCGGGGACTCTGCGGCGGGCTTAACGCCAACCTCAACCGCCGCCTGGCCGGTTTCATGCTGGAGCAAAAAGTCCCGGTGGAGGTGGTGGCGGTGGGGCGCAAGGGGCGCGAGTTTGCTTCGCGCAGCAATTGCAACCTCTGCGCCGAGTTCACCCAGCTCGGGGACTCCCCCGCTTTCCTGGATATCCTCCCCATCGCCAATATCGTTATCAAGGAATATACGGATAAGGTCATCGATAAGGTGTATCTTTCCTTCGCCGGTTTTATTTCCACGCTGGTGCAGAAGCCGGTCATGAAACAGATATTGCCCGTGGAGCCGGCGGTGATACCGGGCGGGCAGAACGTGGACTATATTTACGAGCCGGACGCGGAAGAGGTGCTGGGCGGCCTGCTGCCCCGCTTCGTGGAGATGGAAATATACCACGCCATCCTGGAATCCATCGCCAGCGAGCAGTCGGCCCGGATGGTGGCCATGCGCAACGCCACCGATAGCGCCAACGAGCTTATCGGGGATTTGACCCTGCTGTATAACAAGGCCAGGCAGGAGTCCATTACCCGCGACCTGCTGGATATCATCGGCGGGGTGACGGCGCTGGAGTAA
- a CDS encoding AtpZ/AtpI family protein: MGKWIPALRITGIGFYIATCIVGGTLAGWWLGGKRPLFMIIGLVAGLVIAVYGVYRMIKPLLKNNQNEEHG, encoded by the coding sequence ATGGGAAAATGGATACCGGCGCTCCGGATAACCGGTATTGGCTTTTATATTGCGACCTGTATCGTCGGGGGGACATTGGCCGGCTGGTGGCTGGGGGGTAAAAGGCCGCTGTTCATGATTATCGGTTTAGTGGCGGGTTTGGTGATTGCCGTTTACGGTGTGTATCGCATGATAAAACCCCTCTTGAAAAATAATCAGAACGAGGAGCACGGCTAG
- the atpE gene encoding ATP synthase F0 subunit C: MDPQAVKYLAAGLAMGLGALGPGIGIGILGYGAMQGLARNPEARGPIMTNMLIAIAMAEAIGIYAFVIAIILAIL; the protein is encoded by the coding sequence ATGGACCCACAAGCAGTTAAATATTTAGCGGCGGGGCTGGCTATGGGGCTGGGCGCCCTCGGGCCGGGCATCGGCATCGGCATCCTGGGCTACGGCGCTATGCAGGGCCTGGCGCGCAACCCGGAAGCCCGGGGACCTATCATGACCAACATGCTCATCGCCATCGCTATGGCGGAAGCCATCGGCATTTATGCCTTTGTAATAGCTATTATTCTGGCAATCTTATAG
- a CDS encoding FoF1 ATP synthase subunit a yields the protein MTSPKKRGFLGCSFPVLIIGAVIALAIVVIGFLAGGIGQKLFPGIDLPSWLSSPSPAPELPAPVLFHLFGLPITNTMLAGWITVVFLALGSWLITRRMKLVPGRLQAVFEFVLGWIYDFCVSVAGEKNGRKFFPVVCTIFLFVAFNAWLSLIPGFGSIQIHIHGQEYELLRGSNTDLNTPLAIALVSFVFVEYYGLRSLGIKYLRKFFNLGGFFRSIGQVFRGKVKQGLTGLFSGVIDIFVGVLEALSELIRIVSFTFRLFGNMTAGEVLIMVAAFLLPMAVGWVVYGLELLVGFIQALVFSGLTLAFVSMAVSSHEEEAH from the coding sequence GTGACTTCACCCAAGAAGCGCGGCTTTCTAGGCTGTTCGTTTCCGGTTTTAATCATCGGCGCCGTCATCGCTCTGGCGATTGTCGTCATCGGCTTCCTGGCGGGGGGCATCGGGCAGAAACTATTTCCCGGTATCGATCTGCCCTCATGGTTGAGTTCTCCTTCCCCGGCGCCGGAACTTCCCGCGCCGGTACTTTTCCACCTTTTCGGTCTGCCCATTACCAATACCATGCTCGCCGGCTGGATAACCGTCGTTTTCCTGGCGCTGGGCAGCTGGCTGATAACCCGCCGCATGAAGCTCGTGCCGGGCAGGTTACAGGCCGTCTTCGAGTTTGTTTTGGGCTGGATATATGATTTCTGCGTCAGCGTGGCCGGGGAGAAGAACGGGCGTAAGTTCTTCCCGGTGGTCTGCACCATCTTTCTCTTCGTGGCTTTCAACGCCTGGCTCAGCCTGATACCCGGCTTTGGTTCGATACAGATTCATATCCACGGGCAGGAATATGAGCTGCTGCGTGGTTCCAATACGGATTTGAATACGCCGTTAGCCATCGCCCTGGTCTCCTTTGTCTTTGTGGAGTATTACGGGCTGAGGTCTCTGGGCATCAAATACCTTCGCAAGTTCTTTAACCTGGGCGGGTTTTTCCGCAGCATCGGGCAGGTGTTCAGGGGCAAGGTCAAGCAGGGCCTGACCGGGCTGTTCTCCGGCGTTATCGATATTTTCGTGGGGGTGCTGGAAGCGCTCAGCGAGCTTATCCGCATCGTCAGTTTTACCTTCCGTCTCTTTGGCAATATGACGGCCGGGGAAGTCTTGATCATGGTGGCGGCTTTCCTGCTGCCCATGGCCGTGGGTTGGGTAGTTTACGGGCTGGAGTTACTTGTCGGCTTCATCCAGGCGCTGGTATTCAGCGGCCTGACGCTGGCTTTTGTTTCCATGGCCGTTTCTTCTCACGAGGAAGAAGCGCATTAA
- a CDS encoding bifunctional nuclease family protein — protein MIEMTIDSIRVSLMNYQRVVILKEKMSDRYLPIWIGPAEADAIAVKLQGVAVPRPLTHDLLNSVIDTLGAAVNSIIVNDLKNDTFFAKVILDIEGKQLEVDSRPSDALALAVRTSVPIYADESVLDKAGILLDGETGKPIFDDKDESDGKPPRVNDEDMKKKMSAFYDFINTLDLDDFDKRKS, from the coding sequence ATGATAGAAATGACGATTGACAGCATTCGTGTTAGTTTGATGAACTACCAGCGGGTGGTGATTCTTAAAGAAAAAATGTCTGACCGCTATCTGCCCATCTGGATAGGCCCGGCTGAAGCTGATGCCATTGCCGTGAAACTCCAGGGGGTGGCCGTGCCCCGCCCCCTTACCCATGACCTGCTCAACTCGGTTATTGATACCCTCGGCGCCGCCGTCAACTCCATTATCGTTAATGATTTGAAGAATGATACCTTTTTCGCCAAGGTTATCCTGGATATAGAAGGCAAGCAGCTGGAGGTGGACTCCCGCCCCAGTGATGCCCTGGCCTTGGCCGTCAGGACCAGTGTGCCCATTTACGCTGACGAATCGGTGCTGGACAAGGCCGGCATCCTGCTGGACGGCGAGACCGGCAAGCCCATCTTCGACGATAAGGATGAGTCCGATGGCAAACCGCCCAGGGTCAACGACGAGGACATGAAAAAGAAAATGTCCGCTTTCTATGATTTCATCAACACCCTTGACCTTGACGACTTCGATAAGCGCAAGTCGTAA
- the atpA gene encoding F0F1 ATP synthase subunit alpha has translation MATQGKDIVSIIKQQIEQFGTAVTLVDVGTVTEIGDGIARIYGLAAARYNELLQFPHDIIGIALNLEEDSVSSVILGDYTQIKEGDEVRCTGRIADVPVGNAMIGRVVDSLGRPLDGKGAIKTDRTRPVERVAPNVVLRAPVDTPVQTGIKAVDSMFPIGRGQRELIIGDRSTGKTAIALDAIIHQKGGDLICIYVAIGQKASQVARVVATLTAHGAMEHTIVVVASAADSVALQYLAPYAGCAMGEEFMEQGKDVLIIYDDLSKHAWAYRQLSLLLRRPPGREAYPGDVFYLHSRLLERAAKYDKAKGGGSMTALPIIETQAGDVSAYIPTNVISITDGQLYLESDLFNAGIKPALNVGISVSRVGSKAQTAAMKKVAGRLKLDMGQYREVAAFAQFGAAELDKATQSQLERGERIQEVLKQGQFVPVPQERQVMVLYAVTNGYLDDIPVDKLAAFEVEFYRFMEASYGDVGKSIAKIKDLSAETEATLKKAVLEFKQGFAK, from the coding sequence ATGGCGACACAAGGCAAGGATATCGTATCCATCATCAAGCAGCAGATAGAGCAGTTCGGCACGGCGGTGACGCTGGTGGATGTCGGCACTGTCACCGAGATTGGTGACGGCATCGCCCGTATTTACGGCCTGGCCGCGGCCAGGTACAATGAGCTGCTTCAGTTTCCCCATGATATCATCGGTATCGCCCTGAACCTGGAAGAGGACAGCGTTTCCTCCGTTATCCTGGGCGACTATACTCAAATCAAGGAAGGCGATGAGGTCAGGTGCACCGGCCGCATCGCTGATGTACCGGTAGGGAATGCCATGATCGGGCGCGTGGTGGACTCGCTGGGCCGCCCGCTGGACGGCAAAGGCGCTATCAAGACCGACCGCACCCGCCCCGTCGAGCGCGTGGCCCCCAACGTGGTGCTCCGCGCCCCGGTGGATACGCCGGTGCAGACCGGCATCAAGGCGGTGGACAGCATGTTCCCCATCGGCCGCGGACAGCGCGAGCTTATCATCGGCGACCGCTCTACCGGCAAGACCGCCATCGCCCTGGACGCGATTATCCACCAGAAGGGCGGCGACCTAATCTGTATCTATGTGGCCATCGGCCAGAAGGCGTCACAGGTGGCGCGCGTGGTGGCTACCCTGACCGCTCACGGCGCCATGGAGCATACCATCGTCGTCGTCGCCAGCGCCGCGGACTCGGTGGCTTTGCAGTACCTGGCCCCTTACGCCGGCTGCGCTATGGGTGAGGAGTTCATGGAGCAGGGCAAGGACGTTCTCATTATTTACGACGACCTCTCCAAGCACGCCTGGGCTTACCGCCAGCTTTCCCTGCTTTTGAGAAGGCCGCCCGGCCGCGAGGCCTATCCCGGCGACGTATTTTACCTGCACAGCCGCCTGCTGGAAAGGGCGGCCAAGTATGATAAAGCCAAGGGCGGCGGCTCGATGACCGCCCTGCCTATAATCGAGACGCAGGCGGGGGATGTCTCCGCCTATATCCCCACCAACGTTATTTCCATTACGGACGGCCAGCTTTACCTGGAGTCTGATTTATTTAACGCCGGCATCAAGCCCGCCCTGAATGTGGGCATCTCCGTGTCCCGCGTGGGCAGCAAGGCCCAGACCGCCGCCATGAAAAAGGTGGCGGGGCGGCTCAAGCTGGATATGGGCCAGTACCGCGAGGTGGCGGCTTTCGCCCAGTTCGGCGCGGCGGAGCTGGATAAAGCCACGCAGTCGCAGTTGGAGCGCGGTGAGCGCATCCAGGAAGTCTTAAAGCAGGGGCAGTTCGTCCCGGTGCCGCAGGAGCGCCAGGTTATGGTGCTTTACGCCGTCACCAACGGCTACCTGGACGATATCCCGGTGGACAAACTGGCCGCTTTTGAGGTGGAGTTCTATAGATTCATGGAAGCCAGCTACGGGGATGTAGGCAAGTCCATCGCTAAAATAAAAGACTTAAGCGCGGAAACGGAAGCGACCCTGAAAAAAGCCGTCCTGGAGTTCAAGCAGGGGTTTGCCAAATAA
- a CDS encoding F0F1 ATP synthase subunit epsilon, producing the protein MPSFKIDIVTAERIVYSAEVEAVIAPGASGQLGILPHHAPLMTILQAGELVVRKGADEQIIAISGGFLEVRPDRVIVLADQAERAEEIDASRAEAARKRAEQHLAEGKTAGADAAHVEAALRRALVRLSVAEKVKSRRKL; encoded by the coding sequence ATGCCTAGCTTTAAGATTGATATCGTTACCGCCGAGCGTATCGTCTATTCCGCGGAAGTGGAGGCCGTTATCGCTCCCGGCGCGTCCGGACAGCTTGGCATTCTGCCCCACCACGCCCCGCTGATGACTATCCTCCAGGCCGGCGAGCTGGTGGTGCGTAAAGGCGCGGACGAGCAAATCATCGCTATTTCCGGCGGCTTTCTGGAGGTGCGGCCGGACCGCGTTATCGTCCTGGCGGACCAGGCGGAGCGGGCGGAAGAAATTGATGCCAGCCGCGCCGAGGCAGCCCGGAAACGCGCCGAGCAGCATCTGGCGGAAGGCAAAACTGCCGGAGCGGACGCCGCCCACGTCGAGGCGGCGTTGCGCCGCGCTCTGGTAAGGCTTTCCGTGGCGGAGAA
- the ppsA gene encoding phosphoenolpyruvate synthase, translated as MSQKPKAVVWFKDVTKNDIPLVGGKGANLGEMTNAGIPVPPGFIVTSSAYFDFVEKANLQDKIKSLLIPLDVHDSKMLQEVAAKVQKLITDAKMPAETAKAIEKAYVEMGKGLVAVRSSGTAEDLPEASFAGQQATFLNVQGEKEVVEAVQGCWASLFGARAIFYRHEQGFDHFKVGIAVPVQRMVQSEAAGVMFTVEPTTSNKEKITIEAVLGLGEMIVSGDVTPDHYSIGKKDLKILKKEIKKQEWKLVKKQGGHGKSDNVKIDLTKEEQARQKITDAEIVELAKIGLTLEKHYNFPQDVEWATEHGKIYIVQTRPITTLTETAGATHDIDAPVLLSGAPASPGVANGPVKIVPDPSEIDKVLEGDILVAEMTTPDFVPAMKRAAAIVTDRGGRTAHAAIVSRELGIPCVVGCEKATTTLKDGQIITVDGGNGKVYDGKIEVASDVKIRARGEVVTKTKLLANLAQPEIVERVAKRDVDGIGLLRAEFMIAAIGEHPSYMIEQGRGQEFVDKLAASLTLFAKAFHPRQVVYRTNDFKSNEYAALKGGAKFEQPEENPMIGYRGASRYITDIATFKLELAAIKKVREKYDNLWVMIPFVRTVSEMERTVKIMAEEGLKRSPTFKLWMMCEIPSNVILLDKFIAVGIDGISIGSNDLTQLTLGIDRDSARLAASFDERNEAVMLSIEKVVKTCKQLGVTCSICGQAPSVYPEITQKLVEWGVTSVSVSPDMIDLTRDIIAAAEAKLGVK; from the coding sequence ATGAGTCAAAAACCCAAGGCAGTAGTATGGTTCAAGGATGTTACCAAGAATGACATACCTCTGGTAGGAGGTAAAGGCGCCAACCTCGGAGAAATGACCAACGCTGGAATACCAGTACCCCCCGGATTTATCGTAACCTCATCAGCCTATTTTGATTTCGTCGAAAAAGCCAATCTGCAAGACAAAATCAAGTCGCTCTTAATCCCTCTGGACGTGCATGACAGCAAAATGCTGCAAGAAGTCGCCGCCAAAGTACAGAAGCTCATCACGGATGCCAAAATGCCCGCAGAAACCGCCAAAGCAATAGAAAAAGCCTACGTAGAAATGGGCAAGGGGCTGGTAGCCGTGAGGTCTTCAGGCACGGCGGAGGACCTGCCGGAGGCATCTTTCGCCGGGCAGCAGGCCACTTTCCTGAACGTGCAGGGAGAAAAAGAGGTGGTGGAGGCCGTCCAGGGATGCTGGGCATCGCTTTTCGGCGCCCGCGCTATCTTCTACCGCCATGAGCAGGGCTTCGACCATTTTAAGGTGGGCATAGCCGTGCCGGTACAGCGCATGGTGCAATCCGAGGCAGCCGGCGTCATGTTTACCGTGGAACCCACCACCAGCAACAAGGAAAAGATTACCATCGAGGCTGTCTTGGGGCTGGGCGAGATGATTGTCTCCGGTGATGTCACCCCGGACCATTACAGCATCGGCAAGAAAGACCTGAAAATCCTGAAAAAAGAAATCAAGAAACAGGAATGGAAACTGGTCAAGAAGCAGGGCGGACACGGCAAGAGCGATAATGTCAAGATAGACCTGACCAAAGAAGAACAGGCCCGGCAAAAAATTACCGACGCTGAAATAGTTGAGCTGGCTAAAATAGGGCTTACCCTGGAAAAACACTATAACTTTCCGCAGGATGTAGAGTGGGCCACGGAACACGGCAAAATCTACATCGTACAGACCCGCCCGATAACCACGCTCACGGAAACAGCCGGGGCTACTCATGACATCGATGCCCCGGTGCTTCTTTCCGGAGCGCCGGCCAGTCCCGGTGTAGCCAACGGGCCGGTGAAAATCGTGCCGGACCCCTCCGAGATAGATAAAGTGCTGGAAGGCGATATCCTGGTGGCGGAAATGACCACACCGGACTTCGTCCCGGCCATGAAACGCGCCGCCGCCATTGTTACCGACCGCGGCGGGAGGACGGCGCACGCCGCCATCGTCAGCCGCGAGCTGGGCATACCCTGCGTGGTGGGTTGCGAGAAAGCCACCACCACCCTTAAAGACGGCCAGATAATCACCGTGGACGGCGGTAACGGCAAGGTATATGACGGCAAGATAGAAGTTGCCTCTGACGTTAAAATACGCGCCCGGGGCGAGGTGGTAACCAAGACCAAGCTCCTGGCCAACCTGGCCCAGCCGGAAATAGTGGAGCGGGTAGCCAAGCGGGACGTGGACGGCATCGGCCTGTTGCGCGCCGAGTTCATGATCGCCGCAATCGGCGAGCACCCGAGCTACATGATTGAACAGGGCCGCGGGCAAGAGTTCGTCGATAAGCTGGCCGCCAGCCTGACTTTATTCGCTAAAGCTTTCCACCCCCGCCAGGTGGTCTATAGAACCAACGATTTCAAGTCCAACGAATACGCGGCGCTCAAGGGCGGCGCCAAGTTCGAGCAGCCCGAGGAAAATCCGATGATAGGCTACCGCGGCGCCTCGCGGTATATCACGGACATCGCCACGTTCAAGCTGGAGCTGGCCGCCATCAAGAAGGTTAGAGAGAAATACGATAACCTCTGGGTGATGATTCCCTTCGTCCGCACCGTTTCAGAAATGGAACGCACCGTGAAAATCATGGCGGAGGAGGGGCTGAAACGCTCGCCGACCTTTAAGCTCTGGATGATGTGCGAGATTCCTTCCAACGTTATCCTGCTGGACAAATTCATCGCCGTGGGCATCGACGGCATCTCCATAGGCTCCAACGACCTTACCCAGCTGACGCTGGGCATCGACCGCGACAGCGCCAGGCTGGCCGCCAGCTTTGACGAGCGCAACGAGGCGGTGATGCTTTCCATCGAGAAAGTGGTGAAGACCTGTAAGCAATTGGGCGTTACCTGCTCCATCTGCGGGCAGGCGCCGTCCGTCTATCCGGAGATTACCCAGAAGCTGGTGGAGTGGGGCGTGACCTCTGTATCCGTCAGCCCGGACATGATTGACCTGACGCGGGATATCATCGCCGCGGCGGAAGCGAAACTGGGCGTAAAATAG
- a CDS encoding GNAT family N-acetyltransferase, with the protein MNIIHCNLNHVDLAVNAMKTIKCAVDNLPVELTTPTAMRLFLASPLNYLLVAVDDERAIGYLFAYELQRPDREQSMMFLYDITVIDECRKKGVGTALVERLKALCNNKHIMKMFVPTGRSNIPAVSLYEKTGAIISTDTDGVFLTWHF; encoded by the coding sequence GTGAACATTATCCATTGCAACTTAAATCATGTAGATTTAGCCGTTAATGCAATGAAAACCATTAAATGTGCTGTAGATAATCTGCCGGTTGAGTTGACCACCCCCACTGCGATGCGGTTGTTTCTTGCAAGCCCTCTTAATTATTTACTGGTAGCCGTTGACGATGAAAGGGCTATTGGTTATTTGTTTGCCTATGAATTGCAGCGGCCTGACAGAGAGCAATCTATGATGTTTCTATATGACATTACGGTGATTGACGAATGTCGGAAAAAGGGCGTGGGAACAGCTCTTGTCGAACGATTAAAGGCTTTGTGCAATAATAAGCACATCATGAAAATGTTTGTCCCAACCGGTCGCTCAAATATACCTGCGGTTAGTCTGTATGAGAAAACAGGCGCGATTATATCAACCGATACCGATGGGGTTTTTCTCACTTGGCATTTTTAA
- the atpD gene encoding F0F1 ATP synthase subunit beta, with the protein MAIGKVVQVIGTVVDVAFPPDELPALFNALEIQSGAEKIVLEVQDHLGNNWVRCLSLSPTDGLARGAEAVDTGAALKVPVGKETLGRLFDVMGLPLDDLGAVKAKDKWPIHRLPPSFAEQETSTQVLETGLKVVDLIVPFTRGGKIGAYGGAGVGKTIIIQELIRNIATVHSGFSVFTGIGERSREGNDLWREMKESGVIDKTVMVFGQMNEPPGVRLRVGLTGLTMAEYFRDEEGQDVLLFIDNIYRYTLAGMEVSALLGRMPSAVGYQPTLATEMGELQERITSTRKGSITSFQAIYVPADDYTDPGVVTTFGHLDGVVALERSIAEQGLYPAVDPLTSTSRILDPSVVGEEHYRVAREVQRVLQRYKDLQDIIAILGIEELSEEDKQSVARARRIQRFLSQPMFVSEVFTGRPGKYVKVEDTVRGFKEILEGKYDDLPEQAFYMVGGIEEVAEAAKKLEAGA; encoded by the coding sequence ATGGCTATAGGAAAAGTGGTACAGGTAATCGGCACGGTGGTGGACGTCGCCTTTCCGCCGGATGAACTCCCCGCCCTCTTTAACGCCCTGGAAATCCAGAGCGGCGCGGAGAAAATCGTCCTGGAGGTGCAGGACCACCTGGGCAATAACTGGGTAAGATGCCTCTCCCTTTCCCCCACGGACGGCCTGGCGCGCGGCGCTGAAGCCGTGGATACCGGCGCGGCGCTCAAGGTCCCGGTAGGGAAGGAAACTTTAGGGCGATTGTTCGATGTCATGGGCTTGCCGCTGGACGACCTCGGTGCGGTCAAGGCTAAAGACAAATGGCCCATCCACCGTTTGCCCCCCTCCTTCGCCGAGCAGGAGACCTCCACCCAGGTCCTGGAGACCGGCCTGAAAGTGGTCGACCTTATCGTGCCGTTCACCCGGGGCGGTAAAATCGGGGCTTACGGCGGCGCCGGCGTGGGCAAGACCATCATTATCCAGGAGCTTATCCGCAATATTGCTACCGTCCATAGCGGATTTTCCGTTTTTACCGGCATCGGCGAGCGTTCCCGCGAGGGCAACGATCTCTGGCGGGAGATGAAGGAGTCTGGCGTTATTGACAAGACGGTGATGGTCTTCGGGCAGATGAACGAGCCGCCCGGCGTGCGCCTGCGCGTGGGGCTGACCGGCCTGACCATGGCCGAGTATTTCCGCGATGAAGAAGGGCAGGACGTCCTGCTCTTTATCGATAATATCTACCGCTATACCCTGGCCGGTATGGAGGTCTCCGCGCTTTTGGGACGTATGCCCTCGGCGGTGGGCTACCAGCCCACGCTGGCCACGGAAATGGGCGAGCTCCAGGAGCGTATCACTTCCACCCGTAAGGGCTCCATTACCTCTTTCCAGGCGATATATGTCCCCGCCGATGACTACACCGACCCCGGTGTCGTGACGACATTCGGGCACCTGGACGGCGTGGTGGCGCTGGAAAGGTCTATCGCCGAGCAGGGCCTTTACCCCGCCGTCGACCCCCTTACCTCCACCTCCCGCATCCTTGACCCCTCGGTGGTCGGGGAGGAGCATTACCGCGTCGCCCGTGAGGTGCAGCGCGTTCTCCAGCGCTACAAGGATTTGCAGGACATCATCGCCATCCTGGGCATCGAGGAGCTTTCCGAGGAAGACAAGCAGTCCGTCGCCCGGGCGCGCCGCATCCAGCGGTTCCTCTCCCAGCCCATGTTCGTCTCGGAGGTCTTTACCGGCCGCCCCGGCAAGTATGTCAAGGTGGAAGACACCGTGCGCGGCTTCAAGGAAATCCTGGAAGGCAAGTATGATGACCTGCCGGAGCAGGCTTTTTACATGGTGGGCGGCATCGAGGAAGTGGCGGAAGCCGCTAAAAAACTGGAGGCCGGGGCCTGA
- a CDS encoding DUF3795 domain-containing protein, with translation MKEKDIVYCGLVCSECSAYIATVKNDDNLRRATAERWAKQYNIPVMKTSAINCTGCVTKGVQMGHCATCQIRTCAEEKGLQNCGYCVTYPCAKLEMVIKHYPAARKTLDAIKEGKK, from the coding sequence ATGAAAGAAAAAGATATTGTTTACTGTGGGCTTGTCTGTTCCGAATGCAGCGCGTATATCGCCACGGTCAAGAACGATGATAATCTGCGCCGGGCGACGGCGGAAAGGTGGGCCAAACAATACAATATCCCCGTGATGAAAACATCCGCCATCAACTGTACCGGCTGTGTTACCAAAGGTGTTCAAATGGGTCATTGCGCCACGTGCCAGATACGCACCTGCGCGGAGGAAAAAGGCCTGCAAAACTGCGGCTATTGTGTAACATACCCGTGTGCCAAACTGGAAATGGTTATTAAGCACTACCCGGCCGCTAGAAAGACTTTAGACGCTATAAAAGAAGGGAAAAAATAG
- the atpH gene encoding ATP synthase F1 subunit delta: MANSVYARRYAQAVFEIALEKNEMDRWQADLQRIVGVLGDTDFLAALDSPRIKTADKSRFLKERLSDINPLALNLVMLLVARAGAGLIIQVADEYRRLLDKYRGMETAEITTAVPLDDKEQEALAARLGAVLDAKVALEARVDPEILGGIIARVDGKLLDGSTRSKLAALKRNLEGKG; this comes from the coding sequence ATGGCTAATAGTGTTTATGCCCGGCGCTACGCCCAGGCGGTATTTGAAATAGCGCTGGAGAAAAATGAAATGGACCGCTGGCAGGCCGACCTTCAGAGAATAGTCGGTGTCCTCGGCGATACTGACTTTTTGGCCGCCCTGGATAGCCCCAGGATTAAAACGGCGGACAAGTCCCGTTTCCTCAAAGAGCGCCTGTCTGATATTAATCCGCTGGCTTTAAATCTGGTGATGCTCTTGGTTGCCCGGGCCGGCGCGGGACTGATTATACAAGTTGCCGATGAGTACCGGCGGCTGCTGGATAAATACCGCGGCATGGAGACGGCGGAAATCACTACCGCCGTTCCCCTGGATGATAAAGAGCAGGAAGCGCTGGCGGCCAGGCTGGGCGCTGTGCTGGACGCTAAAGTAGCGCTGGAGGCCCGGGTGGACCCGGAAATTCTTGGGGGGATTATCGCCCGGGTGGACGGCAAGCTGCTGGACGGCTCCACCCGCAGCAAGCTGGCGGCGCTAAAAAGAAATTTGGAAGGCAAAGGGTAG